One Portunus trituberculatus isolate SZX2019 chromosome 42, ASM1759143v1, whole genome shotgun sequence DNA window includes the following coding sequences:
- the LOC123517524 gene encoding uncharacterized protein LOC123517524 isoform X2, producing the protein MCCWLSARAPVTPVPPALCEPSKDLSDLCAQITGDALLYSLFRRDAPPDPCPFKGPLTFSYTGSHGECSTPASTIDSCTSDSRLLFKYQACPDVQGTESSEVEVECIGHWKEGSTRYFVGRLKGRRAVTDEDRYRCFAWERVRNDKNSLDYRMAQSGDATCNGVFSAYDGAKNLRIRKAGSYSGCEFPSWVATHRRWHALDKGVSYSVTHHNTTLRLHHSHGSRNQPLTLGLTQEKEEEPERTGMNPTGPEERLVCTQEREKTSSRVTFVTHVTTGCTSGFICTVFYRRDGHIIEMQQGSRTFRAVDACEPEHFNTSTAPHTTLTSSTPTRRACPFVGVWTAGEGECGHDVTHLRAGCSSLYALKFVHACTEQTTKHSFVCHGHWAEGSSVFVVASTPDPPTHRLCLIATSVNNQKRPNSNSTSNSRTLQITAHAHSCPRRHVPRTTPLSFNLTAQGECAVAGSSSNSPAHWSPLLIQLSILLHLAPLAASLLSGAR; encoded by the exons ATGTGCTGCTGGCTGTCCGCACGAGCCCCAGTAACCCCCGTCCCGCCAGCACTGTGCGAGCCGTCGAAGGACTTGTCGGACCTGTGCGCCCAGATCACCGGCGACGCGCTACTCTACTCCCTGTTTCGCCGCGACGCCCCGCCGGACCCCTGCCCGTTCAAAGGGCCGCTTACCTTCAGCTACACGGGCAGCCATGGCGAATGCAGCACTCCAGCCTCCACTATTGACTCCTGCACCAGCGACAGTCGCTTACTCTTCAAGTATCAGGCGTGCCCTGACGTTCAGGGCACCGAAAGTTCTG AGGTTGAGGTGGAATGTATCGGCCACTGGAAGGAAGGCTCCACGCGCTACTTCGTGGGGCGTCTGAAGGGGCGCAGGGCAGTCACAGATGAAGACAGGTACCGCTGCTTCGCCTGGGAGAGGGTGCGAAACGACAAGAACTCCCTGGACTACCGCATGGCACAGTCTGGGGACGCCACGTGCAACGGAGTCTTCTCTGCTTACGATGGTGCCAAAAACCTACGAATTAGAAAAG CTGGAAGCTACAGCGGCTGTGAATTCCCATCTTGGGTAGCAACGCACCGTCGGTGGCACGCCCTTGACAAGGGAGTGTCCTACTCTGTAacgcaccacaacaccaccctgCGTCTGCACCACTCCCACGGCTCCAGGAACCAGCCCCTCACCCTCGGGCTcactcaagaaaaagaag AAGAGCCGGAGAGAACCGGAATGAATCCCACGGGCCCTGAGGAGAGATTGGTGTGCACCCAGGAGCGCGAGAAGACCTCCTCCAGAGTGACGTTCGTCACGCACGTCACCACTGGCTG CACCAGCGGCTTCATCTGCACCGTGTTTTACCGCAGGGACGGCCACATTATTGAGATGCAGCAAG GTTCCCGCACCTTCCGCGCCGTGGATGCCTGCGAGCCCGAGCACTTCAACACGTCCACAGCCCCGCACACCACTCTCACCA GCAGCACGCCCACTCGCCGTGCCTGTCCTTTCGTGGGCGTGTGGACGGCTGGGGAGGGCGAGTGTGGGCATGACGTGACTCACCTTAGGGCGGGTTGCAGTTCCCTCTACGCCCTCAAGTTCGTCCACGCTTGTACTGAGCAAACCACGAAGCATT CTTTCGTGTGTCACGGGCACTGGGCCGAGGGCAGCTCAGTGTTCGTTGTGGCGTCCACACCCGACCCCCCGACACACCGCCTCTGCCTAATAGCCACCTCAGTCAATAACCAAAAGAGGCCCAACAGCAATAGCACAAGTAATAGCAGAACTCTGCAAATAACAGCGCACGCGCACTCCTGTCCGCGGCGCCACGTCCCCCGCACCACCCCACTCAGCTTCAACCTCACAGCCCAAG GTGAGTGTGCAGTggccggcagcagcagcaactccCCGGCCCACTGGTCCCCGCTGCTCATCCAGCTGTCCATCCTACTTCATCTTGCGCCGCTGGCCGCCAGTCTCCTCAGTGGTGCCAGATGA
- the LOC123517524 gene encoding uncharacterized protein LOC123517524 isoform X1 — translation MKVAAVLASKAGWRWCLLSLALFVPSATGVAEECELPTHWRGGWFQSGVRDVISISRTEFSTKGVCTHSSGEKFLFKDRSYGCFRCVVISEKHPNVLQYKETLCEPSKDLSDLCAQITGDALLYSLFRRDAPPDPCPFKGPLTFSYTGSHGECSTPASTIDSCTSDSRLLFKYQACPDVQGTESSEVEVECIGHWKEGSTRYFVGRLKGRRAVTDEDRYRCFAWERVRNDKNSLDYRMAQSGDATCNGVFSAYDGAKNLRIRKAGSYSGCEFPSWVATHRRWHALDKGVSYSVTHHNTTLRLHHSHGSRNQPLTLGLTQEKEEEPERTGMNPTGPEERLVCTQEREKTSSRVTFVTHVTTGCTSGFICTVFYRRDGHIIEMQQGSRTFRAVDACEPEHFNTSTAPHTTLTSSTPTRRACPFVGVWTAGEGECGHDVTHLRAGCSSLYALKFVHACTEQTTKHSFVCHGHWAEGSSVFVVASTPDPPTHRLCLIATSVNNQKRPNSNSTSNSRTLQITAHAHSCPRRHVPRTTPLSFNLTAQGECAVAGSSSNSPAHWSPLLIQLSILLHLAPLAASLLSGAR, via the exons ATGAAGGTTGCCGCAGTGTTAGCGTCCAAGGCCGGGTGGCGGTGGTGCCTCCTGAGTCTAGCACTCTTCGTTCCCTCCGCCACGG GTGTTGCAGAGGAGTGCGAGCTGCCCACACACTGGCGGGGCGGTTGGTTCCAGAGCGGTGTGCGGGACGTCATCTCCATCTCCAGGACAGAGTTCTCCACCAAAGGAGTCTGCACTCACTCCTCAGGAGAAAAATTTCTTTTCAAAGATCG GAGCTATGGCTGCTTCCGATGTGTCGTGATAAGTGAGAAACACCCAAATGTCCTCCAGTATAAAGAAA CACTGTGCGAGCCGTCGAAGGACTTGTCGGACCTGTGCGCCCAGATCACCGGCGACGCGCTACTCTACTCCCTGTTTCGCCGCGACGCCCCGCCGGACCCCTGCCCGTTCAAAGGGCCGCTTACCTTCAGCTACACGGGCAGCCATGGCGAATGCAGCACTCCAGCCTCCACTATTGACTCCTGCACCAGCGACAGTCGCTTACTCTTCAAGTATCAGGCGTGCCCTGACGTTCAGGGCACCGAAAGTTCTG AGGTTGAGGTGGAATGTATCGGCCACTGGAAGGAAGGCTCCACGCGCTACTTCGTGGGGCGTCTGAAGGGGCGCAGGGCAGTCACAGATGAAGACAGGTACCGCTGCTTCGCCTGGGAGAGGGTGCGAAACGACAAGAACTCCCTGGACTACCGCATGGCACAGTCTGGGGACGCCACGTGCAACGGAGTCTTCTCTGCTTACGATGGTGCCAAAAACCTACGAATTAGAAAAG CTGGAAGCTACAGCGGCTGTGAATTCCCATCTTGGGTAGCAACGCACCGTCGGTGGCACGCCCTTGACAAGGGAGTGTCCTACTCTGTAacgcaccacaacaccaccctgCGTCTGCACCACTCCCACGGCTCCAGGAACCAGCCCCTCACCCTCGGGCTcactcaagaaaaagaag AAGAGCCGGAGAGAACCGGAATGAATCCCACGGGCCCTGAGGAGAGATTGGTGTGCACCCAGGAGCGCGAGAAGACCTCCTCCAGAGTGACGTTCGTCACGCACGTCACCACTGGCTG CACCAGCGGCTTCATCTGCACCGTGTTTTACCGCAGGGACGGCCACATTATTGAGATGCAGCAAG GTTCCCGCACCTTCCGCGCCGTGGATGCCTGCGAGCCCGAGCACTTCAACACGTCCACAGCCCCGCACACCACTCTCACCA GCAGCACGCCCACTCGCCGTGCCTGTCCTTTCGTGGGCGTGTGGACGGCTGGGGAGGGCGAGTGTGGGCATGACGTGACTCACCTTAGGGCGGGTTGCAGTTCCCTCTACGCCCTCAAGTTCGTCCACGCTTGTACTGAGCAAACCACGAAGCATT CTTTCGTGTGTCACGGGCACTGGGCCGAGGGCAGCTCAGTGTTCGTTGTGGCGTCCACACCCGACCCCCCGACACACCGCCTCTGCCTAATAGCCACCTCAGTCAATAACCAAAAGAGGCCCAACAGCAATAGCACAAGTAATAGCAGAACTCTGCAAATAACAGCGCACGCGCACTCCTGTCCGCGGCGCCACGTCCCCCGCACCACCCCACTCAGCTTCAACCTCACAGCCCAAG GTGAGTGTGCAGTggccggcagcagcagcaactccCCGGCCCACTGGTCCCCGCTGCTCATCCAGCTGTCCATCCTACTTCATCTTGCGCCGCTGGCCGCCAGTCTCCTCAGTGGTGCCAGATGA